In Mycobacterium stomatepiae, the following are encoded in one genomic region:
- a CDS encoding helix-turn-helix transcriptional regulator, translating into MVNWHDKAVQAANRIDEAHVSPWKLASAYALLSIAESLLAPEPLASAPDPGGEILTTAEVSAMTKIPVATLRYFRYAGTGPGSFRLGRHVKYRRADVEKWLDDARRRG; encoded by the coding sequence ATGGTGAACTGGCACGACAAGGCGGTCCAAGCGGCGAACCGGATCGATGAGGCCCATGTCTCGCCGTGGAAGCTAGCGAGTGCCTACGCGCTGCTATCCATCGCGGAAAGCCTGCTAGCCCCGGAACCGCTAGCGTCTGCACCAGATCCTGGCGGCGAAATCCTCACAACAGCCGAAGTCTCAGCGATGACGAAGATCCCGGTCGCCACCCTGCGATACTTCCGATATGCCGGTACCGGGCCCGGATCATTCAGGCTTGGTCGGCATGTGAAGTACCGGCGCGCTGATGTAGAGAAATGGCTGGACGACGCCCGCAGGCGAGGTTAG